ACACTCCGGTGGCGGTCTGGGCGGAGACCCATGGTCCCGGCGACGATGTCAGGATCGAACTCAAGAACGGCCTTCCGATCGAGGTACAGGCCAAGAAAGGGCTGTCACGAGGTGGCGCGCTCTGGGATACACTGCTCGCGTTGGCGAACGGCATTCACGGCAAGACGATCGCCTTCGGTGTTCTCGTCGTGGCACCGGATGCGAGCGGAACGATTCAAAACGATCTTGCCAAGGACATCCTGAAACTGGGCGGGGGGCGAACGGACGGCCTGTCGGACATCGGGGAAGATTTCGTCCGTCGCCTTATGGCGGCGAAGCTGCCTGTGGCTACGTCCTGCGCACACCTGCGCATCCAGGTCGTACATGCTCTCGATTCTGATCGGCTCAGCGTCGATTCAGCTCAAGATCGCCTTCGTTCACTGTGCGTAATACCCGCGGATGCGGTCAGCGCCTGGAATGCTCTCTATCGCGGCGCGATGAACCTAATCGAGCACAAAGGGCGTTGGGAGGTCGGCCACCTCCAGCGGCTCCTTAGCAGCAGTTCCATCGCTCTGCGACTCGAACAATCTACCGCAGGAATGTTGCAGACGCTTTGCAGGTGGGTCACAGGGCAGTGCCAATTCTTCTCTCTGCCCGGCCTGAAGAAACAGCTGCCACTTTCAGATCTCCTACCAATGCAGACTCTCCTGCAGAATGACGTGGCGAAAGCAGTAGGTCCCGCGGAAGCGCTCGAAAGATATCATGCCAGTGGCAGAGATGCGCCGCGGCAACGTAGCGAGGCCTTCGACGCCGAGTTCACCGGGCTCTTTCACAGGCACTCAGTCGTCATCGCAGGACCCGGCCTCGGGAAATCGACTCTCATCCTTCAACTCGCGCGTACTTACGCGAGTATGGGATTTCCAGTGCTTCGGGTATCGCTGAAGTCGCTCGCTGCGTCGGTGCGGGCCGGCGCGTCCTTTGAGGAAGGTCTCTACAAATGGGGCCTTGATTCCGCGCCCGTCAGCGTTGCCGATTTTGAGGCGGCGAGACTCACTGACCTCGTGGTTCTTGCCGATGGGCTCGATGACTGTGGTGACCAGCACAATCCGATTGGCGACGCGCTCGCGGCGTTTGCAAAAAGCCACCCGAACGCCCGCATCGTCGTGACCACAAGGCCGATCGGCTATGAAACGCAGGCGCTCCTGCGTTGGCGTCACTATGACCTAAATGCGCCGGACGCCGACAAGGGCGCATCCAATCTTGGCGCGCTGGTGAAAGCCGCTGCCTCGACCGATGAACTGAGGAACTCAGCCAGCGAAATCGCCAAGCGCGAACTCGGACGAAGCAAAGCCGCCGCAACGATCGCCTCAAGTCCGCAACTGCTGGGGATGGCTGCTTCCCTCATCGCCACCGAGGCGGCACTGCCGGTTTCCCGCGCTGCCCTGTACGAGCGCATGATTGCTTTGCTGTCGAAGAAGTCGCGCTATGCCGACGAGTCCGTCGGCGAGACCGTCCGGCAGCGCGTGATGGAGATCGTGGGGTGGATACTTGTCCGCGATCCGATCGCCAGCACCCAGTCGATCATCGATGAGTGTTGCCGCATCATTGCTCCCGAACTCGGGGTGACGCCGCTCGCGGCCTCCAGGCAGGTCGAGTCGGCCATCGGCTTTTGGGAAGCAGGTGGCCTGATCGAACGGCTCCGCCATTCGGGAACGACTCTGATGACTTTCATCCACAAGAGCTTCGCCGAGTACGCCGCGGGTCGCTACCTCGTCGGCCTTGAAGGGACCGAGCGAGCGTCACAAATCGAAAAGGCAGTAGACGACGCATCTTGGAGCGAGGTAATCGGCTTTGCAGCGGGCATGAGTGTGGGCGATGAGATCGCCCGGCTTCTCGTGGCGCGGCAAGCGAGCGGCACACACGGTCAGATTCAGCGCGCTGTTGCCCTTCTGACCGACCCTGACGCCGAGATCACCGACTCCTACGCTGCAATTCTTGTCTCGGCTGCATTCGAAGCCGCGATCCGCGGGAACGATGAAGGCTTTGAGATTGGCATGGCCCTGGTCAGCCTTGCTCGCACACGTCCCAAGTTGGCCGGTCCGGCGGCTGGCAAGTATCTTGACGACGACGACGCGGTAGCTCGGTTGGTTGGTTGGGCTGCCGCCGTAAATGCAGGGCCGGAATGGTTCGACGCAACTGCGCTTCGGCGGGTACTCGCCGCACTTACCGCGGAGATTGTGCTTCCGCAACGAGGCTCTCTGCTGGGAGGATTGAGGCTAATCCTCCGCAAGGATCGCGATCTCTTGCAGGAGGTTGCCCTTGCTGCCCTGCGCATGGTTCCCGACGGGGAGGCTGAGGAGTTTTTGGCGACGGCCCTGGCCGGCGAGGCATTTCAAACCGTCGGCTTTCTCAGCAAGGTGGAGACAGAACTCGAGCGCCGCGGCCTGGCCGAGGTCAGGAAGCCATGGGCAAAAGGGTTGGAGAGCATGGCTTGGGCGGTCGGCAAGGTTGCCGATCCCTGGACCAAGGGCTCGCGTGCCACCCTTCAGGGCGTCGTCGATGCCCTCAAGACAGATACCGCAGCCGGTGGGTCGATCTCCGAGACCTATCCCTACGTTGCCAGCTTGCTGCGACTCGCCGGATTCTACGACGTCATCGCGGGTGATGTTCTCGCCTGGACACTCGCCTATGACGCTGCGGGGGTCAAAGAGGCACTGCGACTGCTGGCAATCGCCGGTGCCATGCCGGCCGACATGCTCGAAGCCGATGCGTTGGGTCTTTCCAATCATCTCGCAACCGAACCAGACAAGGGTATCTTCAGCTTTGGCTTGCCGTCGGTCGATTTGCCCCCTTTGGCTTGGGAGAGGATTACTGCGGCCAGGCCCGATCGCGAGCTCTTGCTCAAAGCTCTTGCGCACAAGTCTGAATGGTTGGTCGAGGTGGCCGCGAGTGCGCTTGAGGCCGATCCGCCGGCTCTCGTCGATCTTCAGGCTCGCCTAGCTGGAGCTAAGGATCTGGAACTCGCGGGCCTCGCCCATGTGATTGTCAGTCGCTATCCCTCGTTCGCCGTGGAAACCTTGCTTCCGGTTTTGAGTGGCCCGCCACGGCCCGGTCTCGAATATGTTCTCAGCAGCCTTGCGTTGCTCGATAGCGATCCAAGCGACAGCCTCCTGCTCGCTCTCGCGGAAGTGCTTGTCGGGAAGGATGTGCATGTGGCTAACTCGGGAGCCAAGCTCGCGCTCGAGCTGGTAAAACGCCAACGTTTCGCTGACAACGAGCTCCTGCAACGATCTTTCGAGCATTGGAAAATTCATGAAGAGCCCTACCCGAAGTCGGCTGGTGTTGTCCCCCGCAGCCCAAGACCGTATCTTCTGGAAGCTCTGCTTCTTCTGGACGCGATCGACCATGGAAAACTCGTCGATCTTGTAAGCGACCCGCGATCCGACATACGGGCGCTCGCCGAATCACATTTAGAATCGCGGATCCGCGCGGCACCAGCGCTTCAGAGCCTTGCAGTCGACGCTTTGTTGCGCCGCGCCGTGCCCCCCGCATTCGCTGCAAAGCTCGTTTCCAGAATCACTTTCGACCCGGATCATGTCCGTGCGCTTTCAGTGCTTCTCTCCGATCAGGATCCGCGCTGGCGCCTGACAGGCATGAACCTGCTCGTCTCGCCGCCTATGCAACCCGACGAGGTCCACGCCTATGCCTGCAGGCTGGAACATGATCCTGAGATCGAGATACGCGAAAGGGCACGCAAGCTGCTTAAGAGCACACCGCCGACGCCCTAGACTAGGCGCCCTCACTTGCTCGCGCTCCCATTTCGAGAGACTTTTCGCCGGTGATGCGCACTCTGGCGCGCCGCGACGATTGTGAGCCCTTCCAAACGCAAAAACCGCCCTGGTTAGACCGGGACGGTTATTGATTTATGATAGAATTGGTTGCGGGGACCCGATGTAAGTGTGCAAACGGCCTATAACGTCGAGTTAGCAAAGGAATTCGGTGGCAGCACTGTATTGACGGTATCCCTCTCCCGAATCGAACCCCCGAGAACCTTGGCCTCGCCAAGGAAAGTCCGAAACGGTCGCTGCTCTCGCCCAGGAGCGCGGCGCTTGGTCGAGCATCCCTTTTATAGGCCGAAGCAATTCGCTGCTTGCCCCTGGGACTATGTCACTTCCCAATCGTGTGTTGAGGTCTCAGCATGAGGCGAAAGTTCATGTGATCGGGCGGTCACCGTGTTGGAGGTGGAAGTGGACAGGTCAAATTCGCATGCGTCAGGGCAGCCACTAGGTATCTCTGCGGCTGAACAAATCCCCAGCAGCGTTTCGCCGAAGCAAACAATTCGGCGACCCGAACTGCGCAAGATCGTCCCGTTGGCCGACACCACCATCTACGAAATGGAACAGCGGGGTGAATTCCCGCAACGTTTTTATCTGACGCCGCGCTGCGTGGTCTGGAATCTGGCTGAGGTCGAGGAGTGGATCGAGAAGCGTCGGCGTACTTCGAATGCTGCCGCAGTCAAGCGTGCGCCATCCCCCGATGTACGTCAACGCAAGGCTCGGCCAGTCAAGCGGTAATTCTACTCGGCCAAGTCCGTGCTTATTGGTGACGCAGTGCTGTGAAAAGCAAGTGTGCTGACCATTAGCGTCCTTTCCGCAACGACATGCTCGGGACTTGGCGGAACGTACTCCCGTCTAGATTCTAGCCTCCGGTGCGATTAGCTGCATGCTTGGCGGATAAAGCGTCGGCTGATGCTTTCGGCCGTCAACCCATGCATCAATCATGTCGGCCCACTCCTGCAGCATGTGTCGACGCTGTTGCCCATACTCGGCCTTGTTGTAGACACCACGGGAGGAGTGGCCCTCCTCATGGGCAAGACATTTCTCAATCCAATCCCGGTTGAAGCCCAATTCGTTCAGGAGTGTGGAGCCCGTGCGACGCAGGTCATGAACAGTGAACGGCTCGAGCGGAAGGCCCTCTTTCTTGGCACGCAAGACGACTGCAGTCGTGATGCGATTAAAGGTAGCGCGGGACATCGGTGCATCGGCGTCGTAACGCGACGGCAAAACGTAGCGCGAATTTCCTGCGCAGGTCTTCAATGCAATCAAGATGTCGAGCGCCTGCTGTGAGAGGTAGACGTTGTGTGGTTTGGAGCGCTTCATCCTCTCCTTGGGGATAGACCAGAGCGCATTTTCGAAATCCACTTCATCCCAAACCGCGTCCTGCAGCTCACTCTTTCGAACCATCGTCAACAAGATCAACCGCAACCCCAGGCGGATAGTTGGGATCGTCGGCACGTGATCAAGTTGCTTCAGCATCGTCCGGATTTCAGGCGGAGAGAGTGCCCGATCTTTCGGTACGAAGGTTGCGATCGATGCCGGGCCGACATCGTCAGCCGGGTTGGATGTTTTCTCGCCGTGTAGAATAGCGAAGCCGAAGATCTGCTTAATGATGTCACGCACGTGAATGGCGGTCGCCGGGGCTCCACGATCTTTCACCTTTGCG
This region of Mesorhizobium sp. C432A genomic DNA includes:
- a CDS encoding AlpA family phage regulatory protein — translated: MPSSVSPKQTIRRPELRKIVPLADTTIYEMEQRGEFPQRFYLTPRCVVWNLAEVEEWIEKRRRTSNAAAVKRAPSPDVRQRKARPVKR
- a CDS encoding tyrosine-type recombinase/integrase, with product MLTDAALKHLKPKNKDYKVADRDGMYVVVKTSGSITFRYDYRINGRRETLTLGKHGPDGISLARARELCIDARRIVSDGISPAQEKQRDKRRLKEAKSFGEFGDRWFKEAQMADSTRAMRRAIFDRDIIPVWQNRLLNEISPDDLRALCAKVKDRGAPATAIHVRDIIKQIFGFAILHGEKTSNPADDVGPASIATFVPKDRALSPPEIRTMLKQLDHVPTIPTIRLGLRLILLTMVRKSELQDAVWDEVDFENALWSIPKERMKRSKPHNVYLSQQALDILIALKTCAGNSRYVLPSRYDADAPMSRATFNRITTAVVLRAKKEGLPLEPFTVHDLRRTGSTLLNELGFNRDWIEKCLAHEEGHSSRGVYNKAEYGQQRRHMLQEWADMIDAWVDGRKHQPTLYPPSMQLIAPEARI